One region of Bombus affinis isolate iyBomAffi1 chromosome 5, iyBomAffi1.2, whole genome shotgun sequence genomic DNA includes:
- the LOC126916871 gene encoding 60S ribosomal protein L37a: MAKRTKKVGITGKYGTRYGASLRKMVKKMEITQHSKYTCTFCGKDAMKRSVVGIWSCKRCKRTVAGGAWVYSTTAAASVRSAVRRLREVKEQ; this comes from the exons ATG GCTAAACGCACGAAGAAGGTTGGAATCACTGGTAAATATGGTACTCGATATGGTGCCTCTCTCAGAAAAATGGTTAAGAAAATGGAAATTACCCAGCACAGCAAATACACCTGCACCTTCTGTGGCAAG GATGCTATGAAACGGAGTGTAGTGGGTATCTGGTCCTGCAAACGTTGTAAGAGGACTGTTGCTGGAGGTGCATGGGTATATTCAACAACAGCTGCTGCTTCTGTTAGATCTGCTGTCAGGAGGTTACGTGAAGTTAAAGAacagtaa
- the LOC126916867 gene encoding polypeptide N-acetylgalactosaminyltransferase 5 isoform X2, with product MFRSKIRIHTCQVILLTSLVWFLVDVMVLMLYSDCIGGSGWGCTENNKQQQTLTEESLPHSKEALLKEEEQIQSVGQASKNRYKQSELHLWRPAKVVRENKGMPGEVGAAVHISPEDEARQQELFKLNQFNLMASDMISLNRSLKDIRLEGCKTKKYNKYLPDTSIVIVFHNEAWSTLLRTVWSVINRSPRTLLKEIILVDDKSEQDHLKQDLEDYVKTLPVPTYVYRTEKRSGLIRARLLGAKHVTGQVITFLDAHCECTEGWLEPLLSRIAEDRTTVVCPIIDVISDDTFEYIPASDMTWGGFNWKLNFRWYRVAQREMDRRLGDRTAPLRTPTMAGGLFSIDKDYFYELGAYDEGMDIWGGENLEMSFRIWMCGGTLEIATCSHVGHVFRKSTPYTFPGGTSKIVNHNNARLAEVWLDQWKYFYYNINPGARSVAVGDVSERIKLRERLKCKSFRWYLENIYPESPMPLDYYYLGDVQNVETQSCLDTMGRRTGENVGISYCHGLGGNQVFAYTKRQQIMSDDMCLDAASPQGPVKIVRCHGMGGNQAWVYNEETKMIKHTNTGHCLSKPRSNDAMQPVLASCDLHNIGQKWIMRSKFKWQAS from the exons ATGTTCCGCTCTAAAATTCGCATTCACACGTGTCAAGTGATACTGCTCACGTCGCTGGTATGGTTCCTGGTGGACGTGATGGTGCTGATGCTCTATTCGGATTGCATCGGAGGGTCCGGATGGGGTTGCACGGAGAATAATAAACAACAGCAAACGTTAACCGAAGAAAGTTTACCTCATTCGAAAGAAGCTTTATTGAAAGAAGAGGAACAGATACAGTCGGTTGGACAAGCGAGCAAAAACCGATATAAACAGTCGGAATTACATTTATGGAGGCCAGCTAAGGTCGTCCGAGAGAACAAAGGGATGCCTGGCGAGGTGGGTGCGGCGGTACACATTTCGCCGGAAGACGAGGCCAGGCAACAGGAGCTGTTCAAACTGAACCAATTCAACCTGATGGCCAGCGATATGATCTCGTTGAATCGGTCACTCAAGGATATTCGATTAGAGGGCTGCAAGACCAAGAAGTACAACAAGTACCTGCCGGATACTAGCATCGTGATAGTGTTCCACAATGAAGCATGGAGCACGTTGTTGAGGACTGTTTGGTCGGTCATTAATCGGTCTCCGCGTACATTGTTAAAGGAGATCATATTGGTAGATGATAAGAGCGAGCAAG ATCACTTGAAGCAAGACCTGGAGGACTATGTAAAAACGCTACCGGTCCCTACATATGTGTACCGTACAGAGAAAAGATCTGGTCTAATCAGAGCTAGGCTCCTTGGAGCGAAACACGTGACAGGACAAGTTATAACGTTCCTAGACGCTCATTGCGAATGCACAGAAGGTTGGCTGGAGCCTTTGCTATCCAGGATCGCTGAAGACAGGACAACCGTTGTCTGTCCCATCATTGATGTGATTAGCGACGATACCTTTGAGTACATTCCGGCCAGCGATATGACGTGGGGTGGTTTCAATTGGAAACTGAATTTTAGATG GTACAGGGTGGCGCAAAGAGAAATGGACAGAAGATTAGGGGATAGAACAGCCCCTCTGAGAACACCGACGATGGCCGGTGGTTTATTTTCTATTGATAAGGATTATTTTTACGAATTGGGAGCGTACGACGAGGGCATGGATATTTGGGGCGGTGAAAACCTCGAAATGAGCTTCCGG ATATGGATGTGTGGTGGGACATTGGAGATCGCAACGTGCTCGCACGTCGGTCATGTATTCCGTAAGTCAACACCATATACATTCCCTGGTGGTACCAGCAAGATAGTGAACCACAACAATGCGCGACTCGCAGAGGTCTGGTTGGACCAATGGAAGTACTTCTATTACAACATTAATCCAG GAGCCCGAAGCGTAGCTGTTGGAGATGTATCTGAAAGAATTAAGTTAAGGGAACGTCTTAAGTGTAAAAGCTTTAGGTGGTATTTGGAGAATATTTATCCAGAATCTCCTATGCCActagattattattatttgggTGATGTACAAAACGTTGAGACACAATCTTGTTTGGACACTATGGGTAGGAGAACAGGTGAAAATGTTGGAATTAGTTACTGTCATGGATTAGGTGGTAATCAG gtGTTTGCTTATACTAAACGACAGCAAATTATGTCTGATGATATGTGCCTTGATGCAGCTAGTCCCCAAGGTCCTGTCAAAATAGTGAGATGTCATGGTATGGGTGGAAATCAAGCATGGGTTTATAATGAAGAG ACAAAAATGATCAAACATACTAATACAGGACATTGCTTGTCGAAACCTCGTTCGAACGACGCGATGCAACCTGTATTAGCATCTTGTGATCTGCATAACATCGGCCAAAAGTGGATTATGCGCAGTAAATTCAAATGGCAAGCCAGCTAA
- the LOC126916867 gene encoding polypeptide N-acetylgalactosaminyltransferase 5 isoform X1 — MFRSKIRIHTCQVILLTSLVWFLVDVMVLMLYSDCIGGSGWGCTENNKQQQTLTEESLPHSKEALLKEEEQIQSVGQASKNRYKQSELHLWRPAKVVRENKGMPGEVGAAVHISPEDEARQQELFKLNQFNLMASDMISLNRSLKDIRLEGCKTKKYNKYLPDTSIVIVFHNEAWSTLLRTVWSVINRSPRTLLKEIILVDDKSEQDHLKQDLEDYVKTLPVPTYVYRTEKRSGLIRARLLGAKHVTGQVITFLDAHCECTEGWLEPLLSRIAEDRTTVVCPIIDVISDDTFEYIPASDMTWGGFNWKLNFRWYRVAQREMDRRLGDRTAPLRTPTMAGGLFSIDKDYFYELGAYDEGMDIWGGENLEMSFRVWQCGGTLEISPCSHVGHVFRDKSPYTFPGGVSKVVLHNAARVAEVWMDEWRDFYYAMNPGARSVAVGDVSERIKLRERLKCKSFRWYLENIYPESPMPLDYYYLGDVQNVETQSCLDTMGRRTGENVGISYCHGLGGNQVFAYTKRQQIMSDDMCLDAASPQGPVKIVRCHGMGGNQAWVYNEETKMIKHTNTGHCLSKPRSNDAMQPVLASCDLHNIGQKWIMRSKFKWQAS; from the exons ATGTTCCGCTCTAAAATTCGCATTCACACGTGTCAAGTGATACTGCTCACGTCGCTGGTATGGTTCCTGGTGGACGTGATGGTGCTGATGCTCTATTCGGATTGCATCGGAGGGTCCGGATGGGGTTGCACGGAGAATAATAAACAACAGCAAACGTTAACCGAAGAAAGTTTACCTCATTCGAAAGAAGCTTTATTGAAAGAAGAGGAACAGATACAGTCGGTTGGACAAGCGAGCAAAAACCGATATAAACAGTCGGAATTACATTTATGGAGGCCAGCTAAGGTCGTCCGAGAGAACAAAGGGATGCCTGGCGAGGTGGGTGCGGCGGTACACATTTCGCCGGAAGACGAGGCCAGGCAACAGGAGCTGTTCAAACTGAACCAATTCAACCTGATGGCCAGCGATATGATCTCGTTGAATCGGTCACTCAAGGATATTCGATTAGAGGGCTGCAAGACCAAGAAGTACAACAAGTACCTGCCGGATACTAGCATCGTGATAGTGTTCCACAATGAAGCATGGAGCACGTTGTTGAGGACTGTTTGGTCGGTCATTAATCGGTCTCCGCGTACATTGTTAAAGGAGATCATATTGGTAGATGATAAGAGCGAGCAAG ATCACTTGAAGCAAGACCTGGAGGACTATGTAAAAACGCTACCGGTCCCTACATATGTGTACCGTACAGAGAAAAGATCTGGTCTAATCAGAGCTAGGCTCCTTGGAGCGAAACACGTGACAGGACAAGTTATAACGTTCCTAGACGCTCATTGCGAATGCACAGAAGGTTGGCTGGAGCCTTTGCTATCCAGGATCGCTGAAGACAGGACAACCGTTGTCTGTCCCATCATTGATGTGATTAGCGACGATACCTTTGAGTACATTCCGGCCAGCGATATGACGTGGGGTGGTTTCAATTGGAAACTGAATTTTAGATG GTACAGGGTGGCGCAAAGAGAAATGGACAGAAGATTAGGGGATAGAACAGCCCCTCTGAGAACACCGACGATGGCCGGTGGTTTATTTTCTATTGATAAGGATTATTTTTACGAATTGGGAGCGTACGACGAGGGCATGGATATTTGGGGCGGTGAAAACCTCGAAATGAGCTTCCGG GTATGGCAATGCGGTGGGACGTTAGAAATCAGTCCATGTTCACATGTTGGACATGTGTTCCGAGACAAGAGTCCGTATACATTCCCTGGTGGTGTCAGCAAAGTAGTTCTACACAATGCGGCTAGGGTGGCCGAAGTCTGGATGGATGAGTGGAGAGATTTTTACTATGCCATGAACCCAG GAGCCCGAAGCGTAGCTGTTGGAGATGTATCTGAAAGAATTAAGTTAAGGGAACGTCTTAAGTGTAAAAGCTTTAGGTGGTATTTGGAGAATATTTATCCAGAATCTCCTATGCCActagattattattatttgggTGATGTACAAAACGTTGAGACACAATCTTGTTTGGACACTATGGGTAGGAGAACAGGTGAAAATGTTGGAATTAGTTACTGTCATGGATTAGGTGGTAATCAG gtGTTTGCTTATACTAAACGACAGCAAATTATGTCTGATGATATGTGCCTTGATGCAGCTAGTCCCCAAGGTCCTGTCAAAATAGTGAGATGTCATGGTATGGGTGGAAATCAAGCATGGGTTTATAATGAAGAG ACAAAAATGATCAAACATACTAATACAGGACATTGCTTGTCGAAACCTCGTTCGAACGACGCGATGCAACCTGTATTAGCATCTTGTGATCTGCATAACATCGGCCAAAAGTGGATTATGCGCAGTAAATTCAAATGGCAAGCCAGCTAA
- the LOC126916870 gene encoding SH3 domain-binding glutamic acid-rich protein homolog isoform X1 produces the protein MVVKVYISGISGNKEVKKRQQRVLMILDSKNVEYETIDITEPGKEMEKEFMQSNGIARDSKYPLPPQIFNEDEYCGDYEDFDLANEMDELEEFLKMEPSASGKENVPDSKQSEEIQENGNTTSREPSTDKEAAAIQAESVEERTTLPSENVQSDEPKSIENDGETKPEEDTTEHTEENVEKNEEKSGDQEKEE, from the exons ATGGTTGTTAAAGTCTACATATCGGGTATCAGCGGCAACAAGGAA GTGAAAAAGAGGCAACAACGAGTATTGATGATATTAGATAGCAAAAATGTAGAGTATGAGACAATTGATATAACAGAACCAGGGAAGGAGATGGAAAAGGAATTTATGCAATCTAATGGTATTGCGAGAGATAGTAAATATCCATTACCTCCACAGATATTTAATGAAGATGAATACTGTGGG GATTATGAAGATTTTGATTTGGCAAATGAAATGGATGAATTGGAAGAATTTTTGAAAATGGAACCATCTGCTAGTGGAAAAGAAAATGTTCCTGATTCAAAACAAAGTGAAGAAATTCAAGAAAATGGAAATACTACAAGTCGAGAG CCTTCCACAGACAAAGAAGCAGCTGCAATACAAGCAGAAAG TGTTGAAGAAAGAACAACTTTACCAAGTGAAAATGTACAGTCAGATGAACCTAAATCTATAGAAAATGATGGTGAAACAAAACCTGAAGAAGATACTACGGAACATACAGAAGAAAATGTTGAAAAAAATGAAGAGAAATCTGGTGATCAAGAGAAAGAAGAGTAG
- the LOC126916870 gene encoding SH3 domain-binding glutamic acid-rich protein homolog isoform X2: MILDSKNVEYETIDITEPGKEMEKEFMQSNGIARDSKYPLPPQIFNEDEYCGDYEDFDLANEMDELEEFLKMEPSASGKENVPDSKQSEEIQENGNTTSREPSTDKEAAAIQAESVEERTTLPSENVQSDEPKSIENDGETKPEEDTTEHTEENVEKNEEKSGDQEKEE; this comes from the exons ATGATATTAGATAGCAAAAATGTAGAGTATGAGACAATTGATATAACAGAACCAGGGAAGGAGATGGAAAAGGAATTTATGCAATCTAATGGTATTGCGAGAGATAGTAAATATCCATTACCTCCACAGATATTTAATGAAGATGAATACTGTGGG GATTATGAAGATTTTGATTTGGCAAATGAAATGGATGAATTGGAAGAATTTTTGAAAATGGAACCATCTGCTAGTGGAAAAGAAAATGTTCCTGATTCAAAACAAAGTGAAGAAATTCAAGAAAATGGAAATACTACAAGTCGAGAG CCTTCCACAGACAAAGAAGCAGCTGCAATACAAGCAGAAAG TGTTGAAGAAAGAACAACTTTACCAAGTGAAAATGTACAGTCAGATGAACCTAAATCTATAGAAAATGATGGTGAAACAAAACCTGAAGAAGATACTACGGAACATACAGAAGAAAATGTTGAAAAAAATGAAGAGAAATCTGGTGATCAAGAGAAAGAAGAGTAG
- the LOC126916869 gene encoding uracil phosphoribosyltransferase homolog → MGSTEVTPIPKKLNESNDIADVYGPNLKILPCNNQVKELQTILRDKNTTRSDFKFYADRLIRLVIEESLNQLPFSKCVVTTPTGAKYNGLKYQKGNCGVSIVRSGEAMEQGLRDCCRSIRIGKILVESDADTHEAKVVYAKFPDDISERKVLLMYPIMSTGNTVIKAIAVLKEHNVIEENIILSNLFCTPIAAKSLVTAFPQMKILTSEIHSIAPNHFGQKYFGCSRFVVGETTNIQGKDI, encoded by the exons ATGGGTAGCACGGAGGTAACACCGATCCCAAAGAAATTAAACGAAAGCAACGATATCGCTGATGTTTACGGACCGAACTTAAAAATTCTTCCATGCAATAATCAAGTGAAGGAACTGCAGACTATATTGCGAGACAA AAACACCACAAGGAGCGATTTCAAGTTCTACGCCGACCGTCTG ATAAGACTAGTGATAGAAGAAAGTTTAAATCAATTACCTTTTTCCAAATGTGTGGTAACTACACCAACTGGTGCCAAATACAATGGTTTGAAGTATCAGAAAGGAAATTGTGGAGTATCTATAGTAAGAAGCGGAGAAGCCATGGAACag GGTTTAAGAGACTGTTGTCGTAGTATAAGAATTGGGAAAATATTAGTTGAAAGTGATGCAGACACCCATGAAGCCAAAGTAGTTTATGCAAAGTTTCCAGATGATATATCTGAAAGGAAAGTCTTACTTATGTATCCAATAATGA gTACTGGGAATACTGTGATAAAAGCAATTGCTGTCCTAAAAGAACATAACGTAATTGAAGAAAATatcattttatcaaatttattttgTACACCAATTGCAGCTAAGTCTCTAGTCACTGCCTTCCCTCAG ATGAAAATTTTAACATCAGAGATTCATAGCATTGCTCCAAATCATTTTGGACAGAAATACTTTG GATGTTCTCGTTTCGTCGTAGGGGAGACTACAAACATACAAGGGAAAGATATTTGA